One genomic window of Magnolia sinica isolate HGM2019 chromosome 3, MsV1, whole genome shotgun sequence includes the following:
- the LOC131240588 gene encoding uncharacterized protein LOC131240588: MLLRSSSTPVLGSLLSSFSDSPNNSFDSNKTPSDHLKKISFSHSTHSNFHSFICNSSPISHSFASTPDFIPESGVSTKGFRRAHSDGNLAGLSANDDDFHNSVPSKLPRRPSPVLQTIPSFTVYDSRGNEYDEEEEEEEEEVGGLEGLPRSVTIGENIMSIGGDFNFANEKGMGLVGLEEENEEGVFDTGAEAPPLFLARGLGIDAGNPSDFMTGCRSGFQFADSSRGGDGSDVENHYKRMVEEDPCNPLFLRNYAQFLYQSKGDFARAEEYYSRAVLAGPGDGELLSQYAKLIWERHHDQERASSYFEQAVQSAPEDSHVLAAYASFLWETEDEEEENSRSSNYQGIPVFHGAVASASA; the protein is encoded by the exons ATGTTGCTGAGAAGCTCTTCAACTCCCGTTCTTGGAtcccttctctcctctttctcagACAGTCCTAACAACTCCTTTGATTCCAACAAAACCCCATCTGACCACCTCAAGAAGATCTCCTTCTCCCACTCCACCCATTCCAACTTCCATTCCTTCATATGCAATTCCTCTCCCATCTCTCACTCCTTCGCTAGCACTCCTGACTTCATTCCAGAATCCGGCGTCAGCACCAAAGGCTTCCGAAGGGCCCACTCAGACGGCAACCTGGCAGGTCTTTCTGCCAACGACGACGATTTCCATAATTCAGTCCCATCCAAGTTGCCCCGGCGACCCAGTCCCGTATTGCAGACGATTCCATCGTTTACGGTGTATGATTCAAGAGGCAATGAATACgacgaagaagaggaagaagaagaagaggaagtcgGTGGGCTTGAAGGTTTGCCGAGGTCTGTTACTATCGGAGAGAATATAATGTCAATCGGAGGAGATTTCAACTTTGCCAATGAAAAAGGCATGGGATTGGTTGGGCTAGAGGAAGAGAATGAAGAGGGTGTGTTTGATACTGGGGCGGAAGCTCCTCCTCTGTTTCTTGCCAGAGggcttggaattgatgcaggTAATCCGTCTGATTTCATGACTGGCTGCAGGAGTGGTTTTCAGTTTGCTGATTCCAGCAGAGGGGGAGATGGTTCAGACGTTGAGAATCATTATAAGAGGATGGTTGAAGAAGATCCCTGCAATCCTCTGTTTCTGAGGAACTATGCACAGTTTCTGTATCAG TCCAAGGGAGATTTCGCGAGAGCAGAGGAATACTATTCAAGGGCCGTACTTGCAGGACCAGGCGACGGTGAGCTCTTGTCGCAGTATGCGAAATTAATTTGGGAGCGCCATCATGATCAAGAAAGAGCATCGAGCTACTTTGAACAGGCAGTTCAATCTGCTCCTGAAGATAG CCATGTTCTTGCAGCATATGCTAGTTTTCTTTGGGAAAcagaggatgaagaagaagaaaacagcaGATCAAGTAATTACCAAGGAATACCAGTTTTCCATGGTGCTGTGGCTTCTGCAAGTGCTTGA